AAAAATGAAGCTTCAATTTCTGAAATCACCGTGACCCAAAAGTTTGAGTGCATGGAAAGAgctagatttaattatttatatcatatccTTAATACTTCTTCTCCCGTGTGGGTTAGATTCTTCCAAAATAAGCGGATCCATCACATGGAATATTTAACTGAGAATCtagttctgatatgataaatCACCACTTATCTAAAAATCTTGATCTGATTGAAAAAagtagacttatttatttatatgatttccTTGACACAACTATAACCACGCAATCAACCGTAAGTGTCGCAAAATTATCTTTGCTGTCTAGTCTGAAACTTGACGCATACAAATAACTCAATTGAATATAACGCATCAACGCGGATATGGAATACATCTACCTTTTTATCTGTTTTGTTCGAGATGGAAAGAATGGAACCCACCATGGACATGCATGGATACCGCAACACCGATGCGCTCGCACAAGCAAAGCCTTGAGAAACTGAGGTTCTTCAACCAGTCTTTCTGTGTGATGCCCAATAGAAGTTCCAACCAGAACACGTTTTGGCCAGAACATTGGACTACATCATATTTTCTTCCGCGTATGACAATAGATGCATTTCAAACTTTTGAGTAATCCCTTCGTCCAGATCCTACAGCCATCCTATGCAGTAGAAACAGAAACTTCGTATCCTTGaacaaattttttcaactttcccgTTTCACCTACTGCAGGAAGCCATTCGGTAAGTACCTCCATGGTTATGTAATCAGGATTACATGCCTGTTCAACCATTCTGTCCATGAGGTCAAATGCTTTCTCCAAGAAATTTTTATCTCGCAGACCTTTGAACATAGCATTGTATGTGGTAACATTAGGCCTTACCCccttaactttcatttcatccatCAGAGAAAGAGCAAGCTCTACATCATTCGTTTTGCAAAGAGAATCTATTAGAATATTGTATATTACATTGTTGGGAGGAACCTTTGACGAAGAGCTCATATCTCTGAAAATCTTCATTGCTTCTTCAATTTTTCCATATAAGCAGTATGCGTGTATCAGAGCTCCATAAGTGACAACTGTGGGCACAAGACCCTGCTTAATCATCTTTCTCAGAACTCTATGGGCGGTTGCGAAGTTTCCAGTTTTGCTCAAATAGGAAATCAAGGTGTTATATGTGACACTATCAGCCTGAACTCCAGCTTGCTCCATTTCTTTGAGCATATCATAAGCTTTATCCAATTTGTTCTTCCTACAGAACCCACCAATGAGAACATTGTAGCACACAATATCAAGGCAGAATCCAGCTTCTTTCAACATCGATACGACGGAGCTGGCATCATCCATCCTTCCAGCTTGGCTCAAACCagatattaatgtataataaacaATTGCATCTGGGGAGCATCCATCCTTCGACATTTGATTGAAAAGTTCCATTGCTTTATCAATATTGTTAACGTTACAAAAAGCATTAATCAAGGTTGTAAACGTCACAGCATTGCCTTTCAGACCTTCACTTCGCATTTCATCGAAGAACTGAACTGCACTATTGATCCTGCCATGTCTGCACATACCATCAACCAAAGTATTAAGCGTGATTACATTAGGAAATACTCTTTCCTTGTTCATCTGATCAAAGAGCTCTTGTGCCCTCTCAATTTCGCCAGCTTTGCAGAAACCATTAATCAAGCAATTATAGGTAACAGTATTTGGCATACATTTATTTTCAGATCTCATCAGATCCATCAAAGTCAACCCTTCCTCTTGCCTCCCAACTTTACAAAGTCCATCAATCAAAGTATTATATGTGATTACATCAGGTTCAACAGACAACCCATCACTCactcctttcattttctcaaaaaccTCCAGTGCCTCATCGACCCTCCGAGCCTTGCACATATGATTAATAAGGATCCCAAAAGTTACCACATCTGGCTGAATATCCATCACTTTCATCTTGGTCATGAGCGTATTCATCCTTTCAAAATCCCCATCCCTTCCCAACCCCGTCAAAAGTGCATTGCAAGAAGCGGCTTCCAGAGTACCATCAGCATTCATCACATGATGTAAAACATCCCAAGCACAACCTATCTTTTTATTCCTGCACAACTTGTTAATCAATTGCGTAAGTTTAAAGGTATCTGGAACCACACCGTGTTCACATAATTTTGACACCAACCCAACAATCTGCTCGTCACTAATACTTCTTCCAAACAACTCCCTTCCCGACAATGCAGCAAAAACAACACCACCTGTAATATCATTGGGCGGACAGTCCGCATCTGGTTGAAGCATTTCATCAAGCATGTTAAGCGCCTCGACGATGCGCCCTGATCTGAAAAGCACATCAACCACCATATTGTAAAAGTGCGTGTTTTTTAGAGACGGGTCTAGCTCGTCAACTACAGCCAGCGCCTCGTCCACCCTTTCGGCCCTTCCCAAGTAACGAACAAGAAGTGTTGCGCCATTAACTGTAAGCGGGATATTCCGCTCTTTGGACGTTCTATAAAGCTCTAACAGCTTGTTCTGCGGATCAGGTTCGCGGCTAGTGAGCTCGAAGATGGCCTGGAACGTGAAGGACAATGATGTTAACTCTTGTGAAGGCGAATTTGATCGGATGTAGTCGAAGAACTCGAGGGCTTGGGAAGAAGAGGCCAATCGACGAGTGATTTGGCGAAAAAAACCAGGAGAggagggagaagaagaggaaaagaggaGCTGGTGAAGTTGGGTAGAGTTGGAGTGCCCATCTTCTAAGGCTTGGAAGAGTTGGACTGCTTCGTTTATCAATGAGTCCTCGTCTTGTGGTGGTGGTTGTGGTGGTGGAATGGGTTCGGTGGAGAGGTGGCGGTGGAGGGGATGGTAAGGGATTGCGGGTGTTTGGCGTTTGAGCAGACAGAGGCGGAGGAGGAAGGCTGTAGCTTGTTTGTTTGAAGAAAGTGGTACGCTCATTTTGTTCAAGCGAAGATGCTACGTCCCTCCACAGTTGCTCTCAAAGACAAAAATCTAGCAAATTGAGGCCCCTGATTCTGCCTGTTACTAGATATACAACAACAGAAGACTAGGTTTCGGCGTTCAAAGGAGCGTCGTGTCTCTCCCCCACCGAACTCGATGGGTTAGTCGTTTCTCTTCAGACGCGAGGATGGAGTTTGAACGTTTGGAAGTGAAATAAAAAGATGAGAAgagatagaaataaaaattaaataaaacttgaaattgagtaaaatattattaaaaaattactttttaatattatacttgttttaagattttaaaaaattgaattatttattatattttgtataaaattttaaaaaatcataatgataaaattagatgagatgaaacacttcttatatCTAAACCGGATCTAACTCTTCCTCTTTCCAATAAATCCCAAAaggtcaatattttttttcaagctaTTTAGAGGGGACATTTAGACCCCTAGGCTTAGAGCCTGTCTAAGGGCAAGCCCATATCTGAAGCCGAGTCCATTCGCGAGCCTAGAAAGACTTGTGGATGGCTTGAAGCTAAGAGGCCTTATAAGTAAAGAACTCACAACCACAATTACAGGTGAGATAACCCTGAAGAGTGGGGGATGAGGTCTAAGGTAAAGTACGAATTGAGATAACTCCCACAAAATAGGAGATATCCTTTCCGTTTAATTGATGGATCACGAAGGAAAAGCACGAAGGACTGGCAATCAAAGTTATTCGCCACCACGCCGCatccttctataaataattCGGTGGAGGTAACATCTTCCATCATGATCTCTACTTTTATATACTTATTCTTATATCGTTACTAACTTAAGTATCGGAGTTTACACGGGGCAACCAGTGCCGTCTCTTTATTACAGCAAGTGTCAACCGTGTGGTTTGTgatgtgaaacacgtccttaacagtGGCGCCGTCTATGGGGATCTTTACAGACTTCAACGTAATTTTCACATGCCAACCTTCATGAGATCACAAGTCGACCGAGATCTGAGGCCCAACATGATGGAGGCAGAAGGAAGGTTAGCAAAAGCGGAGGAAAAGCTTATGCGAGTGATGTCAGTTGttgaacaacaacaaaaagagaACGAGGAACTAAAACAACGGAAGGATAATCCCCCTATCCAGAATGGGCAACCTGAAACGGATGCGCACAGTGTAGAGGAAGTTAATAGtgaagaaatggagaaaaagaagataCATGACAAAATACGCAGTTTAGTAGTTAAATATGAGGAGCTTACCAAAAGGATGAATGGCTCCTCCTCCGTCGAGCAAGTCCTCACACTCACAAACCTCCCTTATAGCGAGGAAATCATGTCGATCCCCCTGCTGGCTAAATTCAAGGTACCACAGATTGAACTGTACGACGGGTCCAGAGATTCCATTGATCACCTGGAGAATTTCAAAGCACACATGACTCTCCATGGCTTCCCAAGGGAAGTGGCTTGTTGCGCCTTCCCTTTAACTCTAAAGGGCCAAGCATGGGGATGGTTTGAAGCCCTTAGCCAGAATCAATTGGCAGCTTTAAAGAGCTCGCTAAAACGTTTCTTGCGTAGTTTATGGATAGTAGAAGACGTTGCAAACCGGCAGCCTATCTGTCaaccataaaacaaaaagagtGGGAGAATCTGAAGAGTTAGCTAACAGCTTCAACAAGGAGAGACTTACCACTGAGGAtcaggataaaaaaaaaaaatcactttagtTTCACTATTGGAAGGAATATGGCCTCGAAGCCCTTTCATGGCTGAATTGGCTAGACGAACCCCATCCATtaagggagttcatggatcGGGCGGATGACTTTGTCAATACAGAAGATACTCTACAAGTTTTGATAGAACCACAGAAGCAGGAGGCAAAGGTAGAAAACAGAAACCAGAGCAACTCTAAAGACAAAGACAAAACACCAAACGAGCGAAGCCACCCAGAAGATAGGCGAGATCATGGGTGTCGACTTATGCATAACAACCACAATGTGCAAGAAGATGGTAGAAACTCGAGTAAGGGAAAAATTTGTACCTAACAAAGGACGACGCCATTGCACCTATCACCTAAGTTACACCCACTGGACCGAAGAGTCCATCACCCTAAAAAGACGGATTGAAGAGATGATTGGGAGTGGGGAGTTGGAAGGAATGGTGGCTGATTACATAAAGCCACCAAGGGAACCAAATCGGGAGAGAAGAGGTAGGAGCCCCAAGCGCCAGAAACAGGAGGAGTAGAGAAGAAATAATTCCCCATGACCCAGAGGAGATTAGGTGCAGGCCCCCTTAGGCGAAATCCTCACTATAGTGGGCGGATTTGCTGGCAGCAGCGCCACGACATCCGAAAGAAAGGCTCATGCACGAAAATCAAGATATCATGAAGTATAAATGGTAGATCAGTCGTAAAAGTACCCTAAAGTGGAAAAAACTCTGACCATCTTGTTTGGGGACGAGGATTGCGAAGGGGTTATATACCCTCATGATGACGCCTTGGTTGTTACACTACTGATTGCCAACTATACGACCAGACAAGTCTTGGTCGACAATGGAAGCTTTGCTGATATCCTATTTTGGGATGCATTCATTCTAATGGGGATCCCGATGGACAAGTTGCGACCATCTCCCTTCCCACTGAAAGGGTTACCAGGAGAAGCTGTTCAACCTGTCTGCACCATCACCCTTCCTGTAAAAGTAGGACAAGACGCCCACACAGTCACCAGCATGACTGACTTTCTAGTAGTCAAGGCCCCGTCGTCTTACAACGCCATATTGGGGCACCCCACCCTCAATAACTTAAAAGCGATCACCTCCATATACCACCTCAAGATGAAATTTCCAACAGAAGCGGGAGTGGACAAAGTCCAAGGAGAGCATATAGTAGCCCAAGATTGCTATGTTCAGAACTGAAGACAGGAGCATTGACGGATGCTTTGCAGACGATTTAAAAGAACAATTACCGCCAGCACCGCAACTAGAGGAAGGGCAAGACGTGGAGATCAGGGATGAAGATAGCCTGTTACAAGTCGAAGCCAGCAAGCCCTTACGCATAGTGAAGCTGCATCTAGAACGCCCAGCCGCTACCATAAGGGTTGGCTCCAAGCTCCCGCCAAAGTATCAAGAGGCCCTGGAGCAACTGTCGATCGAGCATAGAGATATATTCTCCTAGAGCTACGAAGAGATTTCCGAGATCGATAATTCGATCATAGAGCACAACCTTGTGTTCACCCTGAGGCCAAGAAAGTACGACAAAATAGGAGGTCGTTCAGCACTGAGAAGTGCACGACTGTAGTAGAAGAAATCGAGAAACTCCTGGCGATGGGCTTCATACGGGAAGTACACTATCCAAAATGGCTCTCCAGCGTAGTACTAGTCAAAAAAGCCAATGGCAAGGGGAGGATGTGTGTACACTTCACCAACCTTAACAAAGCTTGCCCCAAAGATAGCTTTCCACTATCACGAATTGACGTTATCGTGGATGCCACAGCTGGACACCAATTTTTAAGCTTTATGGACACCTACTCCGGGTACAATCAGATTAGGATGAACAAAGCAGATGAGGAGAAGACGACGTTCATAACTGACAAAGGACTCTACTGCTATCGggtaatgccttttgggctgAAGAATGTCGGAGCAACATATCAAAGGATGCTCAACCGGAT
Above is a genomic segment from Juglans microcarpa x Juglans regia isolate MS1-56 chromosome 1D, Jm3101_v1.0, whole genome shotgun sequence containing:
- the LOC121256444 gene encoding pentatricopeptide repeat-containing protein At3g61520, mitochondrial-like; translated protein: MSVPLSSNKQATAFLLRLCLLKRQTPAIPYHPLHRHLSTEPIPPPQPPPQDEDSLINEAVQLFQALEDGHSNSTQLHQLLFSSSSPSSPGFFRQITRRLASSSQALEFFDYIRSNSPSQELTSLSFTFQAIFELTSREPDPQNKLLELYRTSKERNIPLTVNGATLLVRYLGRAERVDEALAVVDELDPSLKNTHFYNMVVDVLFRSGRIVEALNMLDEMLQPDADCPPNDITGGVVFAALSGRELFGRSISDEQIVGLVSKLCEHGVVPDTFKLTQLINKLCRNKKIGCAWDVLHHVMNADGTLEAASCNALLTGLGRDGDFERMNTLMTKMKVMDIQPDVVTFGILINHMCKARRVDEALEVFEKMKGVSDGLSVEPDVITYNTLIDGLCKVGRQEEGLTLMDLMRSENKCMPNTVTYNCLINGFCKAGEIERAQELFDQMNKERVFPNVITLNTLVDGMCRHGRINSAVQFFDEMRSEGLKGNAVTFTTLINAFCNVNNIDKAMELFNQMSKDGCSPDAIVYYTLISGLSQAGRMDDASSVVSMLKEAGFCLDIVCYNVLIGGFCRKNKLDKAYDMLKEMEQAGVQADSVTYNTLISYLSKTGNFATAHRVLRKMIKQGLVPTVVTYGALIHAYCLYGKIEEAMKIFRDMSSSSKVPPNNVIYNILIDSLCKTNDVELALSLMDEMKVKGVRPNVTTYNAMFKGLRDKNFLEKAFDLMDRMVEQACNPDYITMEVLTEWLPAVGETGKLKKFVQGYEVSVSTA